Proteins encoded within one genomic window of Hahella chejuensis KCTC 2396:
- the fabD gene encoding ACP S-malonyltransferase produces the protein MNIAILFPGQGSQSIGMLSDLNQAYPLIAETFQEASDALGYDLWSLTQNGPEDQLNKTEITQPAILTASIALWRLYQQKVNPSVAFMAGHSLGEYSALVAAGVIGLQEAVKLVQLRGQLMQKSVEGRATAMAAILGLGDQSVIDGCREAAAGECVEAVNFNCPGQVVIAGAESAVERAIVALKEKGAKRALKLAVSVPSHCALMKPAAEQLAEHIGSMAFDKPSTPVVQNVGARSVDDLAELKDNLIKQLFSPVLWTQSVQHISEKGVDSYVECGPGKVLAGLVKKIDRAASIQSLSDAEVWNAL, from the coding sequence ATGAACATTGCTATCTTATTTCCAGGGCAAGGGTCGCAAAGCATTGGGATGTTATCTGATCTCAATCAGGCGTATCCATTGATTGCCGAAACATTTCAGGAGGCGTCCGACGCCTTGGGTTATGACCTCTGGTCGTTGACTCAAAACGGGCCCGAAGATCAACTCAACAAAACCGAAATTACGCAACCTGCTATCTTGACCGCCAGTATCGCGCTGTGGCGGCTGTATCAGCAGAAAGTGAATCCGTCCGTCGCTTTTATGGCGGGCCATAGTCTTGGTGAATATAGCGCTTTGGTCGCAGCTGGCGTCATTGGGCTGCAAGAAGCTGTGAAGTTGGTTCAGTTGCGTGGGCAACTTATGCAGAAGTCTGTCGAAGGGCGGGCGACGGCGATGGCGGCGATTCTGGGCTTGGGTGACCAATCCGTAATTGACGGTTGCCGAGAAGCGGCTGCAGGAGAGTGCGTTGAGGCTGTGAATTTCAACTGCCCAGGACAAGTGGTTATAGCAGGAGCGGAGTCTGCTGTAGAAAGGGCTATTGTGGCGCTTAAGGAGAAAGGTGCGAAGCGTGCTTTGAAGTTGGCTGTAAGCGTGCCCTCCCATTGTGCGTTGATGAAGCCTGCGGCGGAGCAGTTGGCGGAGCATATCGGCTCTATGGCGTTTGACAAGCCATCTACACCTGTTGTCCAGAACGTGGGGGCGAGGTCTGTCGATGATCTTGCTGAACTCAAAGACAATCTGATCAAACAATTATTTTCTCCTGTGTTGTGGACGCAGAGCGTCCAGCATATCAGCGAGAAAGGCGTGGACAGCTATGTAGAATGCGGTCCAGGTAAAGTCTTGGCGGGTCTGGTTAAGAAGATTGATCGCGCCGCTTCAATTCAATCGCTATCAGACGCAGAAGTCTGGAACGCGTTATAG
- the rpmF gene encoding 50S ribosomal protein L32, which yields MAVQQNRKSRSRRGMRRSHDALSSAALSIDPTTGEKHRRHHVTPDGFYRGKKVVEVSQD from the coding sequence ATGGCTGTTCAACAGAATCGTAAATCCCGTTCACGTCGCGGCATGCGTCGTTCACATGATGCATTGTCTTCAGCGGCGTTGTCCATCGACCCGACTACTGGCGAAAAGCATCGTCGTCACCACGTTACTCCAGACGGATTCTACCGTGGCAAGAAAGTGGTTGAGGTTTCTCAGGACTAA
- the acpP gene encoding acyl carrier protein, translating to MSTVEERVKKIVCEQLGVKEGDVQLTSKFVEDLGADSLDTVELVMALEEEFETEIPDEEAEKITTVQDAIDYILANQ from the coding sequence ATGAGTACTGTCGAAGAGCGCGTTAAGAAGATTGTTTGTGAGCAGTTGGGAGTTAAAGAAGGCGACGTTCAACTGACTTCCAAGTTCGTTGAAGATCTCGGTGCTGACTCTCTGGATACTGTAGAGCTGGTAATGGCGCTTGAAGAAGAATTCGAGACCGAAATCCCAGACGAAGAAGCAGAGAAGATCACAACTGTTCAAGACGCTATCGACTACATCTTGGCTAATCAATAA
- a CDS encoding YceD family protein, protein MKKPGIPELVDPYKLCEKELTLEGIILAKTLPRYADQLAGGATDDDQVKASARFKRDEQGSRVAYVAYSTLARLTCQRCLGEVGLKIDGETTFAFLGSESELDQLPRSYEPVLMEGSEVNLLQAIEDELLLSLPMFAYHEDERCSGELNEIKGQASEIKADNPFSVLGDLLKK, encoded by the coding sequence ATGAAAAAGCCTGGTATTCCGGAATTGGTAGATCCCTATAAATTGTGTGAGAAAGAACTCACGCTTGAGGGGATCATTTTGGCTAAAACACTCCCAAGATATGCGGATCAGCTGGCGGGTGGCGCAACTGATGATGATCAGGTTAAGGCGTCAGCCCGGTTTAAGCGAGATGAGCAGGGCTCCAGAGTGGCGTATGTTGCATACTCTACTTTGGCGAGATTGACCTGTCAGCGTTGTTTGGGAGAAGTTGGGCTGAAGATTGACGGTGAAACTACCTTCGCCTTTTTAGGTTCCGAATCTGAGTTAGATCAGTTACCGCGTTCCTATGAGCCAGTGCTTATGGAAGGGAGCGAGGTTAACCTGCTCCAGGCAATTGAAGACGAACTGCTGCTGAGTTTGCCCATGTTTGCTTATCATGAGGATGAGCGCTGTAGCGGTGAGTTAAACGAAATTAAGGGGCAGGCGTCCGAGATAAAGGCTGATAATCCTTTCTCGGTGCTGGGCGACCTGTTAAAAAAGTAG
- the plsX gene encoding phosphate acyltransferase PlsX, translated as MERNITVAVDTMSGDFGPSIVIPAALKCIKNNPFVSLILVGDEAELRSLLRNQPTSPRISIVHAPDVVRMDDRPSHALRKKQQSSMAVALSLVRQKAAHACVSAGNTGALMLLARSILKTHPGVDRPAIVKRIPSPKNRCYVLDLGANVDCTAEHLYQFALMGSALVEALEGKPEPRVALLNVGEEEIKGNEQVRLASRMLAECESVNYIGYVEGGDIFKTIADVVVCDGFVGNVALKAGEGVVELMIGMVKSMFNRNWYSRLVGYAALPMLRKLRDLVDPSRHNGASLIGLQATVIKSHGNAQETGFLSALEQAIFEAQKGVPEMINSRLDELI; from the coding sequence TTGGAACGCAATATAACAGTTGCGGTCGATACGATGAGTGGGGACTTCGGTCCCTCCATCGTGATTCCTGCTGCATTAAAATGCATCAAAAATAATCCCTTCGTAAGTTTGATTTTAGTTGGTGATGAAGCCGAGCTACGAAGTCTGCTTCGCAATCAGCCTACTTCTCCCCGTATTTCAATTGTTCATGCTCCTGATGTTGTCCGAATGGATGACCGGCCCAGTCATGCGCTCAGAAAAAAGCAGCAGTCGTCTATGGCTGTGGCGTTGTCTTTGGTTCGGCAAAAGGCGGCTCACGCCTGTGTGAGTGCGGGTAATACCGGGGCTTTGATGTTGCTGGCCAGGTCAATACTAAAAACGCATCCAGGGGTGGACCGTCCCGCCATTGTGAAGCGTATTCCTTCTCCTAAAAATCGTTGCTATGTATTGGATCTGGGCGCCAACGTTGATTGCACGGCAGAGCATCTATACCAGTTCGCTCTTATGGGGTCCGCCCTGGTTGAGGCGTTGGAAGGAAAGCCTGAGCCAAGGGTGGCGCTTTTAAATGTGGGGGAAGAGGAAATCAAAGGAAATGAGCAGGTGCGGTTGGCTTCGCGTATGTTGGCGGAGTGTGAGTCGGTTAACTACATTGGCTACGTAGAGGGTGGGGATATATTTAAAACCATTGCTGACGTGGTTGTGTGTGACGGTTTTGTTGGTAATGTCGCTCTGAAAGCTGGCGAAGGGGTGGTTGAGCTGATGATCGGCATGGTCAAGAGCATGTTTAATCGTAACTGGTATAGTCGTTTGGTTGGTTATGCGGCATTGCCAATGTTGCGTAAACTGCGTGATTTGGTGGATCCGTCTCGCCATAACGGTGCAAGTCTAATTGGGCTTCAGGCGACCGTGATTAAGAGTCATGGCAATGCGCAGGAAACCGGGTTTCTCAGTGCTCTGGAGCAGGCTATTTTTGAGGCGCAGAAAGGTGTGCCTGAAATGATAAACTCGCGCCTTGATGAGCTTATATGA
- the fabG gene encoding 3-oxoacyl-ACP reductase FabG gives MMDKVALVTGASRGIGSAIADSLAKAGYITIGTATSESGAAAITERLSTIGKGVGKVLDVSSEESIAQCLKSIEEEFGAPAVLINNAGITRDTLIMRMKDEDWDQVVQTNLSSVFRMSKLVVKSMMKARWGRIINISSVVASMGNAGQVNYAAAKAGIEGFTRSLAKEIGARGITVNAIAPGFIETDMTSELPEAQKEALLGAIPLQRLGKPSEIAEVASFLVSDAAGYITGETIHVNGGMYMG, from the coding sequence ATGATGGATAAAGTAGCCTTGGTGACCGGTGCTTCCAGAGGTATCGGCAGCGCCATTGCGGACTCGTTGGCGAAGGCGGGCTATATCACAATTGGTACAGCCACCTCAGAATCCGGCGCGGCGGCGATTACCGAGCGCCTGAGCACTATCGGTAAGGGTGTGGGTAAAGTGCTGGATGTGTCTTCGGAAGAATCTATTGCACAATGCCTCAAGTCTATTGAAGAAGAATTTGGCGCTCCGGCTGTGTTGATCAATAATGCAGGCATTACCCGGGATACCTTAATCATGCGCATGAAAGATGAGGATTGGGATCAGGTGGTGCAAACCAACTTGAGCTCGGTTTTTCGCATGAGCAAGCTGGTAGTGAAAAGCATGATGAAGGCGCGCTGGGGTAGAATTATTAACATTAGCTCCGTGGTCGCTTCGATGGGGAATGCTGGGCAGGTTAACTATGCTGCAGCCAAGGCCGGAATTGAAGGATTTACACGCTCTCTGGCAAAAGAAATTGGCGCCAGGGGGATTACGGTGAACGCCATTGCGCCTGGTTTTATCGAAACGGATATGACCAGCGAGTTGCCCGAAGCCCAGAAAGAGGCTCTTTTGGGCGCTATTCCCTTGCAGCGCCTTGGTAAGCCATCTGAAATTGCTGAAGTAGCTTCATTTTTGGTTTCTGACGCCGCCGGCTATATTACCGGTGAGACCATTCATGTAAACGGCGGCATGTATATGGGTTAA